A window from Streptomyces genisteinicus encodes these proteins:
- a CDS encoding type I polyketide synthase — protein MNSRPTADRTEPAQGPGAAGEQKLLQYLKRVTADLAETRQRLAEAEGREREPLAVVGMACRYPGGADDPEGLWELVREGRDAIGDLPAARGWGVPGGPGALPALKGGFIDDADRFDAALFGISPREALTMDPQQRVLLETVWQALERAGIPPLSLRATRTGVFVGAGSSGYGGGSRPPEGSEGHLMTGMAGSVLSGRISYTFGLEGPSVTVDTACSSSLVAVHQAARALHGGECDLAVTAGVAILADLGMFGEFGRHGGLSPDGRCKSFGAGADGTGWSEGAGVLLLERLSDAVASGHQVHAVLYGSAVNSDGATNGLTAPNGRAQRAVIRAALADARLLPSEVDAVEAHGTGTRLGDPIEAEALLGTYGQGRTADEPLWLGSVKSNIGHAQAAAGMAGLIKMIEALRHGVLPRTLHAAEPSPHIDWESGAVRLLDEERPWVAAQRPRRAAVSSFGLSGTNAHVILGDAPAPAAPAPDTSAVPGAAPAGPDPAPAAPAVVPVPVSGRTAEALAGQARRLGAGLDARPDLDLLDIGRTLATTRSPLEHRAVVLAGDRAQLAAGLAALAEGRGPVGLVRGEAAGDARLVFLFTGQGSQRTGMGRGLHAAFPVFADAFDAVCARLDTGTGPGLRDLVLGEGSDGSDRSDRSRGNGGNDRSDRSDRNGGIGGSDPSDPSDRNRGSDPGDPGDRTRGGGEAAGAAGAGDAGEAGGGGALDRTVHAQAGLFALEVALFRLLESWGTTPDHLVGHSVGELAAAHVAGVLSLDDACTLVAARGRLMQALPEGGAMLAVQAGEDALELPEGVGLAAVNGPDSVTLSGDADAIAALEERLRADGVRVKRLTVSHAFHSHLMEPMLDEFAAVARTLTYHPPALPVVSTLTGGPVDTDTLCTPDYWVRQVRETVRFADAVSWTRAHGAGVYLELGPGGTLAAAVRDILPAAGTAAGGPAVAAALRPGRPEPETLLTALATAHTAGAAVDWRAVFDCWGGRRVPLPTYAFDRDRYWVEPGTAVPAAPAAASGPADPAADRFWTAVEEADAGLLAETVGLADPAAVTPLLPALTRWRRESTDRLRADSLRYRVTWRPLTGLAPAAAAGHWLAVLPAAPGGDEAPAGHAATGGHDALPAAVTAALRAAGAQVTEVAVDLDAPADRGRLAELLKESAADGPYTGVVSLIGMDDLPAGAHPALSAGLTRTLALTQAAGDAGIEAPLWALTRGAVAVGPAERVLSPRQAALWGFGRVAALELPGRWGGLVDLPETLDATSAALLVTLLAGTTGEDQTALRPSGAFARRIVPAPAAAADGTGPWRPEGTVLVTGGTGALGVRTARLLAERGAAHVVLAGRRGPEAPGVAALAAELAPATRVTAVACDVTDKAAVAALLAEHDVRTVVHAAGVTGTESLETTGPDTFAAVLDAKVRGAEVLDELLAEPGRVERFVLFSSVAGVWGSGGQSAYAAANAHLDALAERRRAAGLPATSVAWGPWDESGMAADEDVRAHLARRGLTPMAPAQATAALAAALDRDETTLVVADIDWQRFAPAFQVSRATRLFGEIPGAADTAAETAAAGAGDPAAVRAGWARTLAAQPPHDRPAPLVELVRETTAAVLGHRSADSVGVRTPFRDLGVDSLTAVELRDRLAAATGLTLPAGLVFDHSRPGALGAHLAERLGGTSPAPAPPAAAARPAGPDDDPVAVVGIGCRFPGGVRTPEDFWQLIARGEDAVTPFPTDRGWDLGALLEAAGDAPAAGFGAFLDDVSGFDAAMFGISPREALAMDPQQRLLLETAWEAAERAGIAPGSLHGSDTGVFVGSNGQDYGYLLLGSGENVEGHLTAGVTGAVLSGRLSYTLGLQGPALTVDTACSSGLVAVHTALRALRDGECSLALAGGVSVMATPGPFTEFGTLGGLAPEGRCKAFADGADGTGWGEGAGMLLLERLSDARRNGHPVLAVLRGSAVNQDGASNGLSAPSGPAQQRVIRAALASAGLEPGDVDAVEAHGTGTALGDPIEAEALLAAYGQDRAEPLWTGSVKSNIGHTQAAAGIAGIIKMALAMRHGVLPRTLHVDRPTTKVDWSAGDVALLTEARPWPETGRPRRAGVSSFGVSGTNAHVVLEAPAPEDTGALRAPAPEDTGTLPAHATAEDSDTTPALPLVLSARTPAALRAQAAALHAHLAGLPGDGDAPARDADAAYTLATARTPMEHRAVVVGRGRDRLLDALGALAADRPHPAAVTGRDTTPKVAFVFPGQGTQWEGMAAGLLDESPVFAARFDECAHALAPHVDFVPADVLRRRPGAPDLERVDVVQPLLWAIMVSLAEVWRAHGVTPSAVIGHSQGEIAAAVVSGALPLADGAALVALRAKALTRVAGQGRMLAVALPADRAEEHLAPYTGRISLALVNGPRSAVVSGEPAALEELDGRLTADGVRTQWLPFDYAAHSTQMEAVRTTVTAALAAVGSTPRTSDVPFYSSLTGDRFDTAGADADYWFTGLRETARFDRAATAALRDGHTLLVEVSPHPVLTTAVQETAAEAGRTVAALGTLHRGKGGRERLLTSLAEAHVLGAPVDFTAALEPWPGARLTDLPTYPFQRTRYWPRARAADPGAAPTAAASPAESRFWAAVDDGDTEAVAATAGLPAADLAPLLPALTAWHRDTREQETVAAWRYRVTWDALEEQLAPSCSGRWLLVAPDSAAGTAEFCRAALTARQGEADLLLVDPADVDAAELADLIRDHVGPGERLRGVVSLLALDETPHAGHPALTAGAAAALHLLHAALDTDPGPLWTLTAGAVGTGDGEPPVSPGQAAVWGLGRVAALEHPGHWGGLIDLPAHGPDGDPRLAARLAAALTRTDGEDQMALRARAAYGRRLRHAETAPARPGTGWRPTGTALITGGTGAVGGHVARWLAAEGADHLVLLSRRGPDAPGAAGLTAELTALGARVTLRACDVEDRADLERTLAELTADGVTVRAVLHTAGLGELAPLAATTVADLARLMGGKAAGARHLDELLDPADLDAVVHFSSVSAVWGVGSHGAYAAANAYLDTLAELRGHQGAPVRSVAWGPWDGGGMVGAGAADLMARRGIPLLRPAAAMVALRQALDAPEAAVAAAEVDWAAFVPSFTALRPSRLLSDLPEVRALAPAPTAGDGADEAAGAGEGLRTRLATLSAVERGRAVVDLVRTHAAVALGHTGADEIEPDRTFRDLGIDSLTAVALRDRLTAATGLTLPATLVFDQPTPVALAEHLGGLLLPDTPDGTADALPSADELDRLETALARRADDDLDRVRIVMRLESLLSRTRGGATAGPSAGTAPDGEGPAGPAALADRLGNATNDELFALVERDLGLK, from the coding sequence GTGAACTCCCGCCCGACGGCCGACCGCACCGAACCCGCACAGGGGCCGGGCGCGGCAGGCGAACAGAAACTGCTCCAGTACCTCAAGCGGGTCACCGCCGACCTCGCCGAGACGCGGCAGCGGCTCGCGGAGGCGGAGGGCCGCGAGCGCGAGCCGCTCGCCGTCGTCGGCATGGCCTGCCGCTACCCGGGCGGGGCCGACGACCCCGAAGGGCTCTGGGAACTGGTCCGCGAGGGCCGGGACGCCATCGGCGACCTGCCCGCCGCGCGCGGCTGGGGCGTGCCCGGCGGACCCGGCGCGCTGCCCGCCCTCAAGGGCGGCTTCATCGACGACGCGGACCGCTTCGACGCCGCGCTGTTCGGGATCAGCCCCCGCGAGGCGCTCACCATGGACCCCCAGCAGCGCGTGCTGCTGGAGACCGTGTGGCAGGCACTGGAGCGGGCGGGCATCCCGCCGCTCTCCCTGCGCGCCACCCGCACCGGCGTCTTCGTCGGCGCCGGATCCTCGGGCTACGGCGGCGGCTCCCGGCCGCCCGAGGGCTCCGAGGGCCACCTCATGACCGGCATGGCGGGCAGCGTCCTGTCCGGCCGGATCTCCTACACCTTCGGACTCGAGGGCCCGTCCGTCACCGTCGACACCGCCTGCTCGTCGTCGCTGGTCGCCGTCCACCAGGCCGCCCGCGCCCTGCACGGAGGCGAGTGCGATCTCGCCGTCACCGCCGGCGTCGCGATCCTCGCCGACCTCGGCATGTTCGGCGAGTTCGGGCGCCACGGCGGCCTCTCGCCCGACGGCCGCTGCAAGTCCTTCGGCGCGGGCGCCGACGGCACCGGCTGGTCCGAGGGCGCGGGAGTGCTCCTGCTGGAGCGGCTCTCCGACGCCGTCGCAAGCGGCCACCAGGTGCACGCCGTCCTGTACGGGTCCGCCGTCAACTCCGACGGTGCCACCAACGGGCTGACGGCCCCCAACGGCCGCGCCCAGCGGGCCGTGATCCGTGCCGCCCTCGCCGACGCCCGGCTGCTGCCCTCCGAGGTGGACGCCGTCGAGGCGCACGGCACCGGCACCCGGCTCGGCGACCCGATCGAGGCGGAGGCGCTGCTCGGCACGTACGGCCAGGGCCGCACGGCGGACGAGCCGCTCTGGCTGGGCTCGGTGAAGTCGAACATCGGACACGCGCAGGCCGCCGCGGGCATGGCGGGGCTGATCAAGATGATCGAGGCGCTGCGCCACGGCGTGCTGCCCCGCACCCTGCACGCGGCGGAGCCGTCGCCGCACATCGACTGGGAGTCCGGCGCCGTCCGGCTGCTGGACGAGGAGCGGCCCTGGGTCGCGGCACAGCGGCCGCGACGGGCAGCCGTCTCGTCGTTCGGGCTGAGCGGCACCAACGCCCACGTCATCCTCGGCGACGCCCCGGCTCCCGCCGCCCCCGCGCCAGACACGTCCGCCGTCCCGGGTGCCGCCCCCGCCGGCCCGGACCCCGCCCCCGCGGCCCCGGCCGTGGTGCCCGTCCCGGTCTCCGGACGCACCGCCGAGGCGCTCGCCGGGCAGGCGCGGCGGCTCGGCGCCGGACTCGACGCCCGGCCGGACCTGGACCTGCTGGACATCGGCCGCACCCTCGCCACCACCCGCTCACCGCTGGAGCACCGTGCCGTCGTCCTGGCCGGGGACCGCGCACAGCTTGCCGCCGGCCTGGCCGCGCTGGCCGAGGGCCGCGGCCCCGTGGGCCTCGTCCGCGGCGAGGCGGCCGGCGACGCCCGCCTGGTCTTCCTCTTCACCGGCCAGGGCTCCCAGCGCACCGGGATGGGCCGCGGACTGCACGCCGCCTTCCCGGTGTTCGCCGACGCCTTCGACGCGGTCTGCGCGCGCCTGGACACGGGCACGGGGCCCGGTCTGCGCGACCTCGTCCTCGGCGAGGGGAGCGACGGAAGCGACCGAAGCGACCGAAGCCGCGGAAACGGCGGAAACGACCGAAGCGACCGAAGCGACCGAAACGGCGGAATCGGCGGAAGCGACCCGAGCGACCCGAGCGACCGGAACCGGGGAAGCGACCCGGGCGATCCCGGCGACCGGACCCGCGGAGGCGGGGAAGCGGCCGGAGCGGCCGGAGCCGGGGACGCGGGGGAGGCCGGCGGCGGCGGGGCGCTCGACCGCACCGTCCACGCCCAGGCCGGGCTCTTCGCGCTCGAAGTCGCCCTGTTCCGCCTCCTGGAGTCCTGGGGGACGACCCCCGACCATCTCGTCGGCCACTCCGTCGGCGAACTGGCCGCCGCCCACGTCGCGGGGGTCCTCTCCCTCGACGACGCCTGCACCCTCGTCGCCGCCCGCGGCCGGCTCATGCAGGCGCTGCCCGAAGGCGGCGCCATGCTCGCGGTCCAGGCCGGCGAGGACGCGCTGGAACTCCCCGAAGGCGTCGGACTCGCCGCCGTCAACGGACCGGACTCGGTCACCCTCTCCGGCGACGCGGACGCGATCGCCGCACTGGAGGAGCGGCTGCGGGCCGACGGCGTCCGCGTGAAGCGGCTCACCGTCTCCCACGCGTTCCACTCGCACCTGATGGAACCGATGCTCGACGAGTTCGCCGCCGTCGCACGGACGCTGACGTACCACCCGCCGGCCCTGCCGGTGGTGTCCACCCTGACCGGCGGCCCCGTGGACACGGACACCCTGTGCACCCCGGACTACTGGGTCCGCCAGGTCCGCGAGACCGTACGGTTCGCCGACGCGGTCTCCTGGACCCGCGCCCACGGCGCCGGCGTCTACCTGGAGCTCGGGCCCGGCGGCACCCTCGCCGCCGCGGTCCGCGACATCCTGCCCGCCGCGGGCACGGCGGCGGGCGGCCCGGCGGTGGCCGCCGCGCTGCGCCCCGGCCGCCCCGAGCCCGAAACGCTGCTCACCGCCCTCGCCACCGCCCACACGGCGGGCGCGGCCGTCGACTGGCGGGCCGTCTTCGACTGCTGGGGCGGACGCCGGGTGCCGCTGCCCACCTACGCCTTCGACCGCGACCGCTACTGGGTGGAGCCCGGAACCGCCGTCCCCGCCGCACCGGCAGCCGCGTCCGGCCCCGCCGACCCGGCCGCCGACCGGTTCTGGACCGCCGTCGAGGAGGCCGACGCCGGTCTGCTCGCCGAGACGGTGGGCCTGGCCGACCCGGCCGCCGTCACCCCCCTGCTCCCCGCCCTCACCCGCTGGCGGCGCGAGAGCACCGACCGCCTCCGCGCCGACTCGCTGCGCTACCGGGTGACCTGGCGGCCGCTCACCGGCCTCGCCCCGGCCGCGGCCGCCGGCCACTGGCTCGCCGTGCTGCCCGCCGCACCGGGCGGCGACGAGGCACCGGCCGGTCACGCCGCGACCGGCGGCCACGACGCCCTCCCGGCCGCCGTGACGGCGGCGCTCCGTGCCGCCGGCGCGCAGGTCACCGAAGTGGCGGTCGACCTCGACGCCCCGGCCGACCGCGGCCGGCTCGCCGAGCTCCTGAAGGAGTCCGCCGCCGACGGCCCGTACACCGGCGTGGTGTCGCTGATCGGCATGGACGACCTCCCGGCCGGCGCCCACCCCGCGCTCTCCGCGGGCCTCACCCGGACCCTGGCGCTCACCCAGGCCGCCGGCGACGCCGGGATCGAGGCACCGCTGTGGGCCCTGACCCGCGGTGCCGTCGCCGTCGGGCCCGCCGAGCGCGTCCTGAGCCCGCGCCAGGCCGCGCTCTGGGGGTTCGGACGGGTCGCGGCCCTCGAACTCCCCGGCCGATGGGGCGGACTCGTCGACCTGCCCGAGACGCTCGACGCGACGTCGGCCGCCCTCCTCGTGACCCTCCTGGCGGGCACCACGGGCGAGGACCAGACCGCCCTGCGCCCGTCGGGTGCCTTCGCCCGGCGGATCGTTCCCGCCCCGGCCGCCGCCGCGGACGGCACCGGCCCCTGGCGCCCCGAGGGCACCGTCCTCGTCACCGGCGGCACCGGCGCGCTCGGCGTCCGCACCGCGCGGCTCCTCGCCGAACGGGGCGCCGCCCACGTCGTGCTGGCGGGCCGCCGCGGTCCCGAGGCGCCCGGCGTGGCCGCGCTGGCCGCCGAACTCGCGCCCGCCACCCGGGTCACCGCGGTCGCCTGCGACGTCACCGACAAGGCCGCCGTGGCGGCCCTCCTCGCCGAGCACGACGTCCGCACGGTCGTGCACGCCGCCGGAGTGACCGGCACCGAATCGCTGGAGACCACCGGCCCCGACACCTTCGCCGCCGTCCTCGACGCGAAGGTCCGCGGCGCCGAGGTCCTGGACGAACTCCTCGCCGAACCGGGCCGCGTCGAACGCTTCGTGCTCTTCTCCTCCGTCGCCGGCGTCTGGGGCAGCGGCGGGCAGAGCGCGTACGCCGCCGCCAACGCCCACCTCGACGCCCTGGCCGAACGGCGACGCGCCGCCGGGCTGCCCGCCACGTCCGTCGCCTGGGGACCCTGGGACGAGTCCGGCATGGCCGCGGACGAGGACGTCCGCGCACACCTCGCCCGGCGCGGCCTCACGCCCATGGCACCCGCGCAGGCGACCGCCGCGCTGGCCGCCGCCCTCGACCGCGACGAGACCACCCTGGTCGTCGCCGACATCGACTGGCAGCGCTTCGCGCCCGCCTTCCAGGTCTCCCGGGCCACCCGCCTCTTCGGCGAGATCCCGGGGGCCGCCGACACCGCCGCAGAGACCGCCGCCGCGGGCGCCGGCGACCCCGCGGCCGTCCGCGCCGGCTGGGCCCGGACCCTGGCCGCGCAGCCGCCGCACGACCGCCCCGCCCCCCTGGTCGAACTGGTCCGCGAGACGACCGCCGCCGTGCTCGGGCACCGTTCCGCCGACTCCGTCGGCGTCCGCACCCCCTTCCGCGACCTGGGCGTCGATTCGCTCACCGCCGTCGAACTGCGCGACCGGCTGGCCGCCGCGACCGGACTGACCCTCCCCGCGGGCCTGGTCTTCGACCACTCCCGGCCCGGGGCCCTCGGCGCGCACCTCGCGGAGCGCCTGGGCGGGACGTCCCCGGCCCCGGCCCCGCCGGCGGCCGCGGCCCGCCCGGCCGGCCCGGACGACGACCCCGTCGCCGTGGTCGGCATCGGCTGCCGCTTCCCCGGCGGAGTGCGGACCCCGGAGGACTTCTGGCAGCTGATCGCCCGCGGCGAGGACGCCGTCACCCCCTTCCCCACCGACCGCGGCTGGGACCTCGGCGCGCTCCTCGAAGCGGCCGGCGACGCCCCCGCGGCCGGCTTCGGCGCCTTCCTCGACGACGTGTCGGGATTCGACGCCGCCATGTTCGGCATCTCGCCCCGCGAGGCGCTGGCCATGGACCCGCAGCAGCGGCTGCTGCTGGAGACCGCGTGGGAGGCCGCCGAACGGGCCGGCATCGCCCCCGGCTCCCTGCACGGCAGCGACACCGGCGTCTTCGTCGGCAGCAACGGACAGGACTACGGATACCTGCTCCTCGGCTCCGGCGAGAACGTCGAGGGCCACCTGACCGCGGGCGTCACCGGCGCCGTCCTGTCCGGCCGGCTCTCCTACACCCTCGGCCTCCAGGGACCCGCGCTGACCGTCGACACGGCCTGCTCCTCCGGCCTGGTCGCCGTCCACACCGCCCTGCGCGCCCTGCGCGACGGCGAATGCTCGCTGGCCCTGGCCGGCGGCGTGTCGGTGATGGCCACCCCCGGCCCGTTCACCGAGTTCGGCACCCTCGGGGGCCTCGCGCCCGAAGGCCGCTGCAAGGCCTTCGCCGACGGCGCCGACGGCACCGGCTGGGGCGAGGGCGCCGGCATGCTGCTGCTGGAACGCCTCTCCGACGCCCGCCGCAACGGCCACCCGGTCCTCGCCGTGCTGCGCGGCAGCGCCGTCAACCAGGACGGCGCCTCCAACGGCCTCTCCGCACCCAGCGGCCCCGCGCAGCAGCGGGTGATCCGCGCCGCGCTGGCGTCGGCGGGCCTCGAACCCGGTGATGTGGACGCGGTCGAGGCGCACGGCACCGGCACCGCGCTCGGCGACCCGATCGAGGCGGAGGCGCTGCTCGCCGCCTACGGCCAGGACCGCGCCGAACCGCTGTGGACCGGCAGCGTGAAGTCCAACATCGGCCACACCCAGGCCGCCGCCGGCATCGCGGGCATCATCAAGATGGCCCTGGCGATGCGTCACGGAGTGCTGCCCCGCACCCTGCACGTGGACCGGCCGACCACCAAGGTCGACTGGTCCGCCGGGGACGTCGCCCTCCTCACCGAGGCCCGCCCCTGGCCGGAGACCGGCCGCCCGCGCCGCGCGGGCGTCTCCTCCTTCGGCGTCAGCGGCACCAACGCCCACGTCGTCCTGGAGGCCCCGGCCCCCGAGGACACGGGCGCCCTCCGGGCCCCGGCCCCCGAGGACACCGGAACCCTCCCCGCACATGCCACGGCCGAGGACTCCGACACCACGCCCGCGCTCCCGCTCGTGCTCTCCGCCCGCACCCCCGCCGCCCTGCGGGCCCAGGCCGCCGCGCTCCACGCGCACCTGGCCGGCCTCCCCGGGGACGGCGACGCACCCGCCCGGGACGCCGACGCCGCGTACACCCTGGCCACCGCCCGCACCCCCATGGAGCACCGCGCCGTCGTCGTCGGCCGAGGGCGCGACCGCCTCCTCGACGCCCTCGGCGCCCTGGCCGCCGACCGGCCCCACCCGGCCGCCGTCACCGGACGCGACACCACCCCGAAGGTGGCGTTCGTCTTCCCCGGCCAGGGCACCCAGTGGGAGGGCATGGCCGCCGGACTCCTCGACGAGTCACCGGTGTTCGCGGCCCGGTTCGACGAGTGCGCGCACGCCCTCGCCCCGCACGTCGACTTCGTGCCCGCCGACGTGCTCCGCCGCCGCCCCGGCGCCCCGGACCTGGAGCGCGTGGACGTCGTCCAGCCCCTGCTGTGGGCGATCATGGTGTCGCTCGCCGAGGTGTGGCGGGCGCACGGCGTGACCCCGTCCGCGGTCATCGGCCACAGCCAGGGCGAGATCGCCGCCGCCGTCGTCTCCGGCGCACTGCCCCTGGCCGACGGCGCCGCCCTCGTCGCCCTGCGCGCCAAGGCCCTCACCCGGGTCGCGGGCCAGGGACGGATGCTGGCCGTCGCGCTCCCCGCCGACCGGGCCGAGGAGCACCTGGCCCCGTACACCGGCCGGATCTCCCTCGCCCTGGTCAACGGCCCCCGCTCGGCCGTGGTCTCCGGCGAGCCGGCCGCCCTCGAAGAACTGGACGGCCGGCTCACCGCCGACGGCGTGCGCACCCAGTGGCTGCCCTTCGACTACGCCGCGCACTCCACGCAGATGGAGGCCGTCCGCACCACCGTCACCGCGGCCCTAGCCGCCGTCGGCAGCACACCCCGCACCTCCGACGTCCCCTTCTACTCCTCCCTGACCGGCGACCGCTTCGACACCGCGGGCGCCGACGCCGACTACTGGTTCACCGGCCTGAGGGAGACCGCCCGCTTCGACCGCGCCGCCACCGCCGCCCTCCGCGACGGCCACACCCTCCTCGTCGAGGTCTCCCCGCACCCGGTGCTCACCACCGCCGTCCAGGAGACCGCCGCCGAGGCGGGCCGCACCGTCGCCGCCCTCGGCACCCTGCACCGCGGCAAGGGCGGCCGGGAACGACTGCTGACGAGCCTGGCCGAAGCCCATGTGCTCGGCGCCCCGGTGGACTTCACCGCCGCACTGGAGCCCTGGCCCGGCGCCCGCCTCACCGACCTGCCCACCTACCCCTTCCAGCGCACCCGCTACTGGCCCAGGGCCCGCGCCGCCGACCCCGGTGCCGCGCCGACGGCCGCCGCCTCACCGGCCGAGTCCCGCTTCTGGGCGGCCGTCGACGACGGAGACACCGAGGCCGTGGCCGCCACCGCCGGACTGCCCGCCGCCGACCTCGCCCCGCTGCTGCCCGCCCTGACGGCCTGGCACCGCGACACCCGCGAACAGGAGACCGTCGCCGCCTGGCGGTACCGCGTCACCTGGGACGCCCTGGAGGAGCAGCTCGCTCCCTCGTGCTCCGGCCGCTGGCTGCTGGTCGCCCCCGACTCCGCCGCCGGCACGGCCGAGTTCTGCCGCGCCGCCCTCACCGCACGGCAGGGCGAGGCCGACCTCCTCCTCGTCGACCCGGCGGACGTCGACGCGGCCGAACTCGCCGACCTGATCCGCGACCACGTCGGCCCCGGCGAACGGCTGCGGGGCGTGGTGTCCCTGCTCGCCCTCGACGAGACGCCCCACGCCGGACACCCGGCGCTCACCGCGGGCGCCGCGGCCGCCCTCCACCTCCTGCACGCCGCCCTCGACACCGACCCCGGCCCGCTGTGGACGCTCACCGCGGGCGCCGTCGGCACCGGCGACGGCGAGCCGCCCGTCAGCCCCGGCCAGGCCGCCGTCTGGGGACTCGGCCGGGTCGCGGCCCTCGAACACCCCGGCCACTGGGGCGGCCTGATCGACCTGCCCGCCCACGGACCGGACGGCGACCCGCGGCTCGCCGCCCGGCTCGCGGCCGCCCTCACCCGCACGGACGGCGAGGACCAGATGGCGCTGCGCGCCCGCGCCGCCTACGGCCGCCGGCTGCGCCACGCCGAGACCGCCCCCGCCCGGCCCGGCACCGGATGGCGGCCCACCGGCACCGCCCTGATCACCGGCGGCACCGGAGCCGTCGGCGGCCACGTCGCCCGCTGGCTGGCCGCCGAGGGCGCCGACCACCTCGTACTGCTCAGCCGCCGGGGACCCGACGCCCCCGGCGCCGCCGGCCTCACCGCCGAACTCACCGCGCTCGGCGCCCGCGTCACCCTCCGCGCCTGCGACGTCGAGGACCGCGCGGACCTCGAACGCACCCTCGCGGAGCTCACCGCCGACGGCGTCACCGTCCGCGCCGTCCTGCACACCGCGGGCCTCGGGGAGCTCGCCCCCCTCGCCGCCACCACGGTCGCCGACCTGGCCCGCCTGATGGGCGGCAAGGCGGCCGGCGCACGCCACCTCGACGAACTCCTCGACCCCGCGGACCTCGACGCCGTCGTCCACTTCTCGTCCGTCTCCGCCGTCTGGGGCGTCGGAAGCCACGGCGCGTACGCCGCGGCCAACGCCTACCTCGACACCCTCGCCGAACTCCGCGGCCACCAGGGCGCCCCGGTGCGCTCCGTCGCCTGGGGGCCGTGGGACGGCGGCGGCATGGTCGGCGCCGGCGCCGCCGACCTGATGGCCCGCCGCGGAATCCCCCTGCTGCGCCCCGCCGCCGCCATGGTCGCGCTGCGCCAGGCCCTGGACGCGCCCGAGGCGGCGGTCGCCGCGGCCGAGGTGGACTGGGCGGCCTTCGTGCCCTCGTTCACCGCCCTGCGCCCCAGCAGGCTCCTCTCCGACCTGCCCGAGGTGCGCGCCCTGGCGCCCGCCCCGACGGCCGGCGACGGGGCGGACGAGGCGGCCGGGGCCGGCGAAGGACTGCGCACCCGGCTGGCCACGCTCTCCGCGGTGGAACGCGGACGCGCCGTGGTCGACCTGGTCCGGACGCACGCCGCCGTCGCGCTCGGACACACCGGAGCCGACGAGATCGAGCCCGACCGCACCTTCCGCGACCTGGGCATCGACTCGCTCACCGCCGTCGCCCTGCGCGACCGGCTGACCGCCGCGACCGGACTGACCCTGCCCGCCACGCTCGTCTTCGACCAGCCGACACCCGTCGCGCTGGCCGAGCACCTGGGCGGTCTGCTGCTGCCGGACACCCCGGACGGCACCGCCGACGCCCTGCCGTCGGCGGACGAACTCGACCGGCTGGAAACGGCGCTCGCCCGCCGCGCGGACGACGACCTCGACCGGGTCCGGATCGTGATGCGACTCGAGTCGCTGCTGTCCCGCACCCGCGGGGGAGCCACCGCCGGCCCGTCCGCCGGCACCGCACCGGACGGTGAGGGGCCGGCCGGCCCGGCCGCACTGGCCGACCGGCTCGGCAACGCCACGAACGACGAACTGTTCGCCCTGGTGGAGAGAGACCTGGGACTCAAGTGA
- a CDS encoding phosphopantetheine-binding protein, which translates to MAGGLGRRERDRAATAGLIGPEAGMALFDTARTLPHAHLVPVALDLARLREQAKGQPVPALLRGLVRAPAERTRAGAAAPRDLAADLARLPEPEQRRTLLDLVRAQAAAVLGYDGPDAVAADHAFTKLGFDSLTAVELRNRLTAATALRLPAALVFEHPTPAALAAHLWTSLAVSTDPAGAGTADVLAGLDRLEAAVGRLAAAGADSPEVADRLRALLARVTEGETDAAGVKTAVADRLEDASASDVFDFIDKELGLS; encoded by the coding sequence ATGGCCGGCGGCCTCGGCCGCCGCGAACGCGACCGGGCGGCCACCGCCGGCCTGATCGGCCCGGAGGCGGGCATGGCCCTGTTCGACACTGCCCGCACCCTGCCGCACGCCCATCTGGTGCCCGTCGCCCTCGACCTCGCACGCCTGCGCGAGCAGGCGAAGGGGCAGCCGGTGCCCGCGCTGCTGCGCGGCCTGGTCCGCGCCCCCGCCGAGCGCACCCGGGCCGGCGCGGCGGCCCCCCGCGACCTGGCCGCGGACCTCGCCCGGCTCCCGGAACCGGAGCAGCGGCGCACCCTCCTCGACCTCGTCCGCGCACAGGCCGCGGCCGTCCTCGGCTACGACGGTCCGGACGCGGTCGCCGCCGACCACGCCTTCACCAAGCTCGGCTTCGACTCGCTCACCGCGGTGGAACTGCGCAACCGGCTCACCGCGGCGACCGCGCTGCGGCTGCCCGCAGCCCTGGTCTTCGAGCACCCCACGCCCGCCGCGCTCGCCGCGCACCTGTGGACCTCGCTCGCCGTGTCCACCGACCCGGCCGGGGCCGGCACCGCCGACGTGCTGGCCGGCCTCGACCGGCTGGAGGCGGCCGTCGGCAGGCTCGCCGCGGCCGGAGCCGACAGCCCCGAGGTCGCCGACCGGCTGCGCGCCCTGCTGGCCCGGGTCACCGAGGGCGAGACGGACGCGGCGGGCGTGAAGACCGCCGTCGCGGACCGCCTCGAGGACGCCTCCGCATCCGACGTCTTCGACTTCATCGACAAGGAGCTGGGACTGTCGTGA